The sequence TTCGGGGCGAGTCCGTTGCCTTCGCCGAGCGCTCCGGCGCCGCGAGCCGATCCGTTCCTGGCGTCAGGCGTCAGACCGAACGCGACGTCCAGCGCACGCTCGGCGGCTCGCGCAGCGGCACTCGTGCTGTCGATTTCCTGCGCGAAATGCCGCGTGAACTCGGCCAATTTCGGTTCGAGCGCCGACATGCGCCGCGCCTGGGCCGCCAGCTGCCCAGGCATTACGGCATCGGGGGCGAGCGGCTCCAGCAAGCGCACGGCGTGATGCACGGCCATTCGCAGCCGAGGCGCGTCGTTCGTCGCCGGCCAGAACAGCACGTAGTCGTCGAATTGCTGCTTCTTGCACAGGTCGTAGACGCGCCACAGATCGTCCTTGTTGCACAAGATGATCGTCTTGTGCGGGACGGTGGGGATGACCTTGCTGAGCCGGTACAGGCCGAGGTAGTACCGCTCGGCTTCCACGAGCGTATCGAAGCTCAGAATCAGGATCGACGGCAGATGCTTCTCGAAGTCCGACACCGCATATTCCGGTTTCGTCGAGGTGTGGACATTGTCGAACTCGTCGCCGAGCAGGCGCGCGACCAGATCGGCGTCGGCGCTCGCATGGGTTGCCACCAGGATCGAGGGACTGGCTTTCATCGTCACGCTCCTGTCACGGTTTGCAATAGCCGATGCACCTCGTCGCTCACGCCGCTGAAGGCGGTATCGAACTGAGCAACGAGTTCGGAAAGGGGCTCGGCGTCGCCTTGTCTCGCGACGGTCTCGAGCTCGGCGCAAAGGTCCCCGAAGCCCAGGGCGCCGATCGAGCGCGACGACGATTTGAGCTTGTGCGCGACGGCGGCGACCTCACGAGGCAAGGCGTCCCGCGCGTGCCGGCGAAGATCGTCCGCCAGGCCGCCCGCGGAATCCAGATACTCCTTCAGCAGCTCGCCGACGATCTCGGCGTCGTCGCCCACGATGCCCTTCAGGACGCCGAGATCCACCGTCGAGGCCGCGGACGCCACGCAAGACGACGGCGCACTCGGAGACTGCAGCGCGTCCGGCGGCACGATCCAGCACTCGAGGACCTGCTGCAGCTGATTCAGCTTCAGCGGCTTGGTCAGGTAGCCGTCGAAGCCCAGTTGCCTGACCCGGTTGGCTTCTCCCTGAATGGCGTTGGCGGTGAGCGCGACGATCGGCAGGCGCGGATGCTGATGCTGCTCCTCCTCGCCGCGGATGGCCTGAGCCAGCTGGTAGCCGTCCATGTGCGGCATGTGCAGGTCGGTCAGCAGCAACGCGTAGCGCCCTGGCTGCCACATGCGCAAGGCTTCCTTGCCGTGGGACGCGATCTCAGCGGCATAACCGAGCAGCGCAAGCTGTCTCGAGATCACCTTCCGGTTGATCGCGTCGTCTTCCGCGACAAGGATGATCGCGCCGGCGATATTCGGAGACCGCCGCACGGGCTCAGGCGGAGCGCTGCGTCCGCGCTCGCCCGGCATGCTGCCGGCCGCGTGCCAGAGCATCCCGCCGCTCGCCATCGCCACCGCATCGAGCAGCGTGCGGCGGCGCAATGCCTGCCTGCCGATGGCAATCACGTTCTCGTCATGAGCGGCGGGCGCGAGCGTGTACCCGGCCGTGATCAGCACTTGGCTGAACGGCCGGGCCGCGAGCTCGACGCCGAACGATTCCGGCTCGACGCTCCCGCCGCGGCCATCATGCAGGAGGACGGCCGGCCCGCGCGTGGCCGGCAACTCGCGCCCCGCGAAATCGAGATCGCTCAGCACGCTGGCCGCCGCGCCGGCGCTTTGCAGATAGCTGACGATGTCGGCGCTTTCGAAGTCCGGCGACGCGGCCACGAAGCACGTGACTCCGCTCAAATCCGGCAAATTCCGCCGCGCCGGCTGCTCCGGCGCGCGCAGCAGCGGCAAGCGCACGATGAAGGTGGAGCCGCTGCCGAGTTGGCTCGTCACCGAAATGTCGCCGTTCATCAAGTCCACCAGCCGTCGGCAGATCGCGAGGCCCAGGCCGGTGCCGCCGAAGCGTCTCGTGGTGGACGCTTCGGCCTGGCTGAATGGGCGGAACAATTTCGCGAGCGCCTCGGGCGACATGCCGATGCCGTTGTCGCGCACTTCGAAATGCAGTTCGGGCGGCGCGGCCTCGAGCCGTGCCTGAACCCAGACTTGGCCGCGGTCGCTCGCGCGGTTGCCGCAAAACTTGATCGCATTGCCGACGAGGTTGTACAGGATCTGACGCAGCCGCGTGTCGTCCGACAGGACGAGGGCCGGCAGGTCCGGCGACACGAACGTGCGCAGCGCGACGGCGCGCTGCTCGGCGACCGTGGCGAGCGACATGCACACGCCGTCGATGAGCTCTTCCACGGACAGGGGCGCGTACTCGACTTGCAGCTTGCCCGCCTCGATCTTGGAGAAGTCGAGAATGTCGTCGATGAGCTTGAGCAGCGCGTTCGCGGAATCGCGAATCGTGCAGACCATGTCTTTCTGATCGCCGGACAGCTCGGAGCGGGTCAGCACTTCGATCATGCCGATCACGCCGTTCATTGGCGTGCGGATCTCGTGACTCATCATGGCGAGGAAGGCGCTCTTCGCGCGCGACGCGGCTTCGGCGTCCGAGCGCGCCTGCTCGATCTGCAGCTGGGCGTTGCGCCTTTCCGTCACGTCGCGCGCGGTCGCATAGGCGGTGCCGTCGGGCAAGACAACGGCATTCCAGGCGAGCCACCGAACGGAGCCGTCCTTGCAAACGAAGCGGACTTCCAGGTGCTCGATCGGCGCTCCGGAACGGTGCTCTTGAATCGCCTGGCTCGTGGCTTGCCGATCGCTCGGCACGACGAAATCGATGAACGGACGCGACAGCAGCTCGTCCGCGGTCCACCCCAGCACCTCCGAAAACGCCGGATTGACGCGCGTGAAGTAGCCGTCCGGCGAGGTGATGCAGATGAGATCCAAAGAAAGTTCGAAAAGCTGGTCGCGCTGGGCCTCCGCCTGCTTGCGCCGGGTCATGTCGTGCAGCAGCACGATCGAGCCGGGCTCGCCGTTCTCGTCGTAGGGGACCGCCGTCACTTCCACGAAGATTTTCGATCCATCCAGACGAACCCACGTTTGCTCCAGCGCTTCGGCTGCGGCGCCTGCTTGCCTCCTCGGCTTGCTCCGGCCGCCGACGCTTGAGAGGTGGTCGAGATGCACGAAATGCTCGAAGCGGGCGATCGGCTGGCCCAGCAACTCGGCTTCGGACGTCGCACCCAGCGTAGACAGGGCTTTCGGATTGGCAAACGTAACGATGTCGGCGCGCTGTACCAGGACGGCGTAGGGCGAGCGCTCGATCAACTGGCGATAGCGTCGTTCGCTGTCCACGAGCGCCGCGGCTCGCCGCGAGGTCCGGCGGTCGGTGATCAGGATCAGCGCGGTGAGCAGGATGGCTGCGGCCAGCAGGAAAGCGCTTCGCGTGCGCCATGCCGACAGATACTCATCGGTCGAATAGCCGACTGCCACCGCGAGCGGAAAGTCCTTGAGCGTTTGATAGCCGATGACGGTGTCGGCGCCGTCGACGAGCGACCGCATGCGCAACGTGCCGGACGGCGATTGCTGAAGCGCTCGGCGCAGGGCGTCGTCGGGCGGCAGCGTCGCGCCGAACGCGTTGCCGCGGCTGGAGCCGGCCCCCCCTGCCCGGACGATGAAATCGTTCGTGCCGAGCACGAGAACGAGCCCGTTCCTGCCGACGCGCAGCCCTTTGTAGAGCTCGGTGAAGTAAGCGGGGTCGACCGAAACGATCACCACGCCGAGAAAGCTGCCATCGCGGCCGTCGATGCGCTGCGACAGCTGGAACTGCGCCTTCCCGCTAGTGCGGCCGATCAGCGGCTT comes from Trinickia violacea and encodes:
- a CDS encoding response regulator, coding for MKASPSILVATHASADADLVARLLGDEFDNVHTSTKPEYAVSDFEKHLPSILILSFDTLVEAERYYLGLYRLSKVIPTVPHKTIILCNKDDLWRVYDLCKKQQFDDYVLFWPATNDAPRLRMAVHHAVRLLEPLAPDAVMPGQLAAQARRMSALEPKLAEFTRHFAQEIDSTSAAARAAERALDVAFGLTPDARNGSARGAGALGEGNGLAPNADELRRQFRSVGASVEALRRVIGDLSSAIAPQLEAARTMRGLAERMRPVVLAVDDDDFQRKLLHKLLSGAKVDLAWAASGTEALAMMWKQRPDLVLMDVELPDLNGVEVTRRLKAVEQFAEIPVIITTGHSQKAIVMESLTAGAADFLVKPFDRAHLLDKLRTFLPGSVDGSSQPDGGMTARPDASVAPLPRHAEAREPDNGNPSRPTA
- a CDS encoding PAS domain S-box protein; this encodes MDVTPNPLPLVRRASQAFAILRRRFARIQLASLIVIAALWMALGALIAWDAGSEIRTARAGATALADALSANTARVLREAEQVAAVVAMQVRNDGVAIPLAQFVDEGILKLDAFVQVGVIDAHGVLRASTLPGFKTIDLSGRENFRIHLHDPSTAPVVGKPLIGRTSGKAQFQLSQRIDGRDGSFLGVVIVSVDPAYFTELYKGLRVGRNGLVLVLGTNDFIVRAGGAGSSRGNAFGATLPPDDALRRALQQSPSGTLRMRSLVDGADTVIGYQTLKDFPLAVAVGYSTDEYLSAWRTRSAFLLAAAILLTALILITDRRTSRRAAALVDSERRYRQLIERSPYAVLVQRADIVTFANPKALSTLGATSEAELLGQPIARFEHFVHLDHLSSVGGRSKPRRQAGAAAEALEQTWVRLDGSKIFVEVTAVPYDENGEPGSIVLLHDMTRRKQAEAQRDQLFELSLDLICITSPDGYFTRVNPAFSEVLGWTADELLSRPFIDFVVPSDRQATSQAIQEHRSGAPIEHLEVRFVCKDGSVRWLAWNAVVLPDGTAYATARDVTERRNAQLQIEQARSDAEAASRAKSAFLAMMSHEIRTPMNGVIGMIEVLTRSELSGDQKDMVCTIRDSANALLKLIDDILDFSKIEAGKLQVEYAPLSVEELIDGVCMSLATVAEQRAVALRTFVSPDLPALVLSDDTRLRQILYNLVGNAIKFCGNRASDRGQVWVQARLEAAPPELHFEVRDNGIGMSPEALAKLFRPFSQAEASTTRRFGGTGLGLAICRRLVDLMNGDISVTSQLGSGSTFIVRLPLLRAPEQPARRNLPDLSGVTCFVAASPDFESADIVSYLQSAGAAASVLSDLDFAGRELPATRGPAVLLHDGRGGSVEPESFGVELAARPFSQVLITAGYTLAPAAHDENVIAIGRQALRRRTLLDAVAMASGGMLWHAAGSMPGERGRSAPPEPVRRSPNIAGAIILVAEDDAINRKVISRQLALLGYAAEIASHGKEALRMWQPGRYALLLTDLHMPHMDGYQLAQAIRGEEEQHQHPRLPIVALTANAIQGEANRVRQLGFDGYLTKPLKLNQLQQVLECWIVPPDALQSPSAPSSCVASAASTVDLGVLKGIVGDDAEIVGELLKEYLDSAGGLADDLRRHARDALPREVAAVAHKLKSSSRSIGALGFGDLCAELETVARQGDAEPLSELVAQFDTAFSGVSDEVHRLLQTVTGA